A window of the Parabacteroides merdae ATCC 43184 genome harbors these coding sequences:
- a CDS encoding RluA family pseudouridine synthase, translating to MARRSEYRGTDRSRAPRGRKVTVKEENTLLPFLFGLLNEQSKSSVKALLAHGQISVNGTVTSQFNTPLTPGNEVLISYERGKVEFNNPLLTIVWEDDDLIVVNKKEGLLSVSSTRVKERTALHLLSEYVKKTDPRNKIFVLHRLDRDTSGLMMFAKNLQVQKALQSNWNSAITARTYVAVVEGRPEKDSDLIVSNLTENAKMQVYVTAEGDGKEAITRYRLLHSNGAYSLLELDLETGRKNQIRAQMQSIGHSIAGDYKYGAETDPTGRLMLHARRLNFIHPVTGEEMHFETRIPDKFTSLAK from the coding sequence ATGGCAAGACGCTCAGAATACAGAGGCACAGATAGATCCAGAGCCCCTCGAGGACGTAAAGTTACAGTGAAAGAAGAGAATACGTTACTTCCTTTCCTGTTCGGTCTTTTAAACGAACAAAGTAAAAGTTCAGTCAAGGCACTACTCGCCCACGGACAGATTTCAGTCAATGGCACGGTAACCTCCCAGTTCAACACGCCGCTCACACCGGGCAACGAGGTGTTAATCAGCTACGAACGGGGAAAAGTCGAGTTCAACAATCCACTGCTCACAATTGTTTGGGAAGACGACGACCTGATAGTCGTAAACAAGAAAGAAGGCTTACTTTCGGTTTCCAGCACGCGCGTGAAGGAACGGACAGCTCTTCATCTGCTCAGCGAATATGTCAAGAAGACAGATCCACGTAACAAGATATTCGTGCTCCATCGCCTGGACCGCGACACTTCGGGGCTGATGATGTTCGCCAAGAATCTGCAAGTGCAAAAGGCATTGCAATCGAACTGGAACTCTGCCATCACGGCACGCACATACGTGGCCGTAGTGGAAGGACGCCCTGAGAAAGATTCCGACCTAATCGTCTCCAACCTGACCGAAAATGCAAAGATGCAGGTGTATGTGACAGCCGAAGGAGACGGGAAAGAGGCGATCACCCGCTACCGCCTGCTGCACAGCAACGGAGCCTACTCGCTGTTGGAACTCGACCTGGAGACAGGACGCAAGAACCAGATACGCGCACAGATGCAATCAATCGGACACTCCATCGCCGGCGATTACAAGTATGGTGCGGAGACAGATCCTACCGGACGGCTGATGCTTCACGCCCGACGGCTCAACTTCATTCATCCGGTAACAGGCGAAGAGATGCATTTCGAAACACGCATTCCTGATAAATTTACCTCTTTAGCTAAATAA
- a CDS encoding protein-disulfide reductase DsbD family protein — MKKLFSTLMLVLVALTVQAQILQPVKWKIQLNDSGSAEKEIVFTATADKGWHLYDQDLPEGGPVSTSFTFETLKGAELIGKPTSSVKPTTVYDELFAMNLRWYPGTVSFTQKFKVTDPAKFKAEGEVEFMACNDETCLPPDRVSFSFDKKNIKMTAAAETVVEKPEVEQDDVTAVQPDTEKVVEEVAELKAPAPVTNKDKAENRPVRASNELTDDAALWTPVIDQLKAFGDTTVSATDTSWLFIFFAGFLGGLIALLTPCVWPMIPMTVSFFLKRTKDRKKAIRDAMTYGLSIIVIYLVMGLLITGIFGASALNDLSTNAIFNIIFFLLLVVFAISFFGAFEMVLPSSWTNKLDTKADSTTGIISIFFMSFTLVLVSFSCTGPIIGTLLVQAASMGTAVGPAIGMFGFALALSIPFSLFAIFPNMLQSMPKSGGWLNSVKVVLGFLELALALKFLSVADLAYGWRLLDREVFIVLWIVIFILLGCYLLGKIKFSHDSDLPYVSVPRLFMAIISFSFAVYMVPGLWGAPLKAISAFAPPLYTQDFNLYNSEVHAAFDDYETGMAYAKKVNKPVMIDFSGFGCVNCRKMEASVWTDPKVKQILENDYVLITLMVDDKTKLPQPITIEEHGKTRKLKTIGDKWSYLQRSKFGANAQPFYILLNAEGKPLGPSYAFNESVPDYIKFLENGLKVFKEQEKNK, encoded by the coding sequence ATGAAGAAGCTCTTTAGTACCTTGATGTTGGTGCTTGTCGCACTGACCGTACAGGCACAGATTCTCCAGCCTGTAAAATGGAAGATACAACTGAACGACTCCGGCTCCGCAGAGAAAGAGATCGTTTTTACCGCTACTGCCGATAAAGGCTGGCATTTGTATGACCAGGACTTGCCGGAAGGAGGCCCTGTCTCCACTTCGTTCACATTCGAGACACTGAAAGGAGCCGAGCTGATCGGCAAACCGACTTCATCTGTCAAACCGACCACCGTATACGACGAACTGTTCGCCATGAACCTGCGTTGGTATCCAGGGACCGTTTCGTTCACCCAAAAGTTCAAAGTGACCGACCCAGCCAAGTTCAAAGCCGAAGGTGAAGTGGAATTTATGGCTTGCAACGACGAGACTTGTCTGCCCCCCGATCGCGTCAGTTTTTCGTTCGACAAAAAGAATATAAAGATGACAGCCGCCGCCGAAACAGTGGTCGAAAAACCGGAAGTCGAACAAGACGATGTGACAGCCGTGCAGCCGGATACTGAAAAAGTGGTGGAAGAAGTGGCCGAGCTGAAGGCTCCCGCCCCTGTTACCAACAAGGACAAAGCAGAGAACAGGCCAGTCCGCGCCTCCAACGAGCTGACCGACGACGCAGCCCTCTGGACTCCTGTCATCGACCAGTTGAAGGCATTCGGCGACACGACGGTTTCAGCAACCGACACATCTTGGTTGTTCATCTTCTTCGCCGGTTTCCTGGGTGGATTGATCGCCTTGCTGACACCTTGCGTATGGCCGATGATCCCGATGACGGTCAGCTTCTTCCTTAAACGGACGAAGGACCGCAAGAAGGCGATACGAGATGCGATGACGTACGGACTTTCAATCATTGTGATTTATCTGGTGATGGGATTGCTGATTACGGGTATATTCGGGGCAAGTGCGCTGAACGACCTGTCGACGAATGCGATCTTCAATATCATATTCTTCTTGTTGTTAGTAGTCTTTGCCATCTCTTTCTTCGGAGCGTTCGAAATGGTATTACCCTCCTCCTGGACGAATAAACTGGACACGAAGGCGGATTCGACGACGGGCATTATCAGTATTTTCTTCATGTCGTTCACGTTGGTGTTGGTTTCCTTCTCTTGCACAGGTCCGATTATCGGGACTTTGCTGGTACAGGCTGCTTCGATGGGAACGGCGGTAGGACCGGCCATCGGCATGTTCGGTTTCGCTTTGGCATTGTCTATTCCGTTCAGCCTTTTCGCCATCTTCCCGAACATGCTGCAAAGCATGCCGAAATCCGGAGGCTGGCTGAACTCCGTCAAGGTGGTGTTAGGCTTCCTTGAACTGGCACTGGCGCTGAAGTTCCTTTCGGTTGCCGACCTGGCTTACGGATGGCGCTTGCTGGACCGCGAAGTGTTTATCGTGCTTTGGATCGTGATCTTTATCCTGTTGGGTTGTTACCTGTTGGGTAAGATCAAGTTCAGCCACGACAGCGACCTTCCGTACGTATCCGTGCCGCGCCTGTTCATGGCGATCATTTCTTTCTCTTTTGCCGTTTATATGGTTCCGGGCCTTTGGGGGGCTCCTCTAAAAGCGATCAGTGCTTTCGCTCCTCCCTTGTACACTCAGGATTTCAACCTGTACAACAGTGAAGTGCATGCTGCTTTTGACGATTACGAAACCGGTATGGCTTATGCCAAGAAGGTGAACAAGCCGGTCATGATCGATTTCTCCGGTTTCGGTTGCGTGAACTGCCGCAAGATGGAAGCATCCGTTTGGACCGACCCGAAAGTGAAACAGATATTGGAAAATGATTATGTCTTGATCACCTTGATGGTCGATGATAAGACGAAGCTGCCGCAGCCGATCACAATCGAAGAGCATGGCAAGACTCGCAAATTGAAAACAATCGGCGACAAATGGAGTTACTTGCAACGTAGTAAGTTCGGTGCAAACGCCCAACCGTTTTACATTCTGCTGAATGCCGAAGGCAAACCGCTCGGCCCGTCGTATGCATTTAACGAAAGTGTCCCCGACTATATCAAATTCCTGGAAAACGGGCTGAAGGTATTTAAAGAACAAGAAAAGAATAAATAA
- the mazG gene encoding nucleoside triphosphate pyrophosphohydrolase, translating to MATKQEKMEAFGQLLDILDELRVKCPWDRKQTNESLRTNTIEETYELCDAIMKDDNNNIKKELGDLLLHIVFYAKIGEEKAAFDIKDVCDSLCQKLIYRHPHVFGNAQAETAGKVEQSWEQLKLKEKGGNKTVLEGVPTSLPSVVKAHRIQDKARNVGFDWEQRDQVWDKVHEEFTELKTEIDKMDADKMEAEFGDLFFSLINAARLYKINPDNALERTNQKFTRRFNYLEEHTIKEGKSLKDMSLEEMDRIWNEAKAKGL from the coding sequence ATGGCAACAAAACAAGAAAAGATGGAAGCCTTCGGACAGCTGCTCGACATTCTGGACGAGCTTCGTGTGAAATGTCCGTGGGACCGTAAGCAAACGAACGAAAGTCTTCGCACGAATACGATCGAAGAGACTTACGAATTATGCGATGCCATCATGAAAGATGACAACAATAACATCAAAAAAGAATTGGGCGACCTGCTCCTGCACATTGTCTTCTATGCCAAGATCGGTGAAGAAAAAGCGGCGTTCGACATCAAAGACGTGTGCGACAGCCTTTGCCAGAAACTGATCTACCGCCATCCGCATGTCTTCGGAAACGCTCAGGCCGAAACAGCCGGCAAGGTTGAACAGAGCTGGGAACAACTCAAACTAAAGGAAAAAGGCGGCAACAAGACAGTTCTCGAAGGTGTCCCCACTTCACTTCCTTCCGTAGTCAAAGCTCACCGCATCCAGGACAAAGCCCGCAACGTGGGTTTCGACTGGGAACAACGCGACCAGGTCTGGGATAAGGTGCACGAAGAGTTTACCGAACTGAAGACTGAAATCGACAAGATGGATGCAGATAAGATGGAAGCAGAGTTCGGAGACCTGTTCTTCAGTCTGATCAACGCAGCCCGCCTTTATAAGATCAATCCGGACAATGCCTTGGAACGCACAAACCAGAAATTCACCCGCCGTTTCAACTATTTGGAAGAGCATACTATCAAAGAAGGCAAGTCATTAAAGGATATGTCTTTGGAAGAAATGGACCGGATCTGGAACGAAGCAAAAGCGAAAGGGCTATAA
- a CDS encoding RNA polymerase sigma factor has protein sequence MQQYIEEEIIKQLRDPAHQRDAFAQVVNFYGEKLYWQIRKMVLDHDDANDLLQNTFLKAWMNIDYFRGEAKLSTWLYKIAINECITFLNRQRVQNNVSIDDTDVFLLERLKGDEYFDGDAAQMKLQKAILTLPEKQRAVFNMKYFDDMKYEDMSEIFGTSVGALKASYHHAVKKVEEFLTKDI, from the coding sequence ATGCAACAATATATAGAGGAAGAGATAATAAAACAATTACGTGATCCGGCGCATCAACGTGATGCCTTCGCGCAGGTTGTCAATTTCTACGGGGAGAAGTTGTATTGGCAGATACGAAAGATGGTGTTGGACCATGACGATGCCAACGACTTATTGCAGAATACATTCCTGAAAGCCTGGATGAATATCGACTATTTTCGGGGAGAGGCGAAGTTGTCGACTTGGTTGTATAAGATTGCGATAAACGAATGTATAACCTTTCTGAACCGCCAGCGTGTGCAGAACAATGTCTCGATTGACGATACGGACGTGTTTTTGCTGGAGCGCCTGAAAGGAGACGAATATTTCGACGGGGATGCCGCACAGATGAAACTGCAGAAAGCCATCCTGACATTGCCGGAGAAACAGCGTGCCGTTTTTAATATGAAATATTTTGACGATATGAAATATGAAGATATGTCTGAGATTTTCGGAACTTCCGTAGGCGCTTTAAAAGCTTCCTATCATCATGCGGTGAAGAAAGTAGAGGAGTTTTTAACAAAAGACATTTAA
- the groL gene encoding chaperonin GroEL (60 kDa chaperone family; promotes refolding of misfolded polypeptides especially under stressful conditions; forms two stacked rings of heptamers to form a barrel-shaped 14mer; ends can be capped by GroES; misfolded proteins enter the barrel where they are refolded when GroES binds), producing the protein MAKEIKYDMDARDLLKKGVDELANAVKVTLGPKGRNVIIEKKFGAPHITKDGVTVAKEVEVACPFENMGAQLVKEVASKTNDNAGDGTTTATVLAQSIIGVGLKNVTAGANPMDLKRGIDKAVAKVVESIAAQSEAVGDQFEKIEHVAKISANGDEAIGKLIAEAMQRVKTEGVITVEEAKGTETTVDVVEGMQFDRGYISPYFVTNTEKMECEMENPYILIYDKKISVLKDLLPILEPAVQSGRPLLIIAEDIDSEALATLVVNRLRGSLKICAVKAPGFGDRRKAMLEDIAVLTGGVVISEEKGLKLEGATMDMLGTAEKVTVDKDTTTIVNGAGDKDAIQARIGQIKTQIENTTSDYDKEKLQERLAKMAGGVAVLYVGAPSEVEMKEKKDRVDDALHATRAAIEEGTVPGGGVAYIRAIEALEGLKGENEDETTGIEIVKRAIEEPLRQIVANAGKEGAVVVQKVKEGKGDFGYNARTDKYENLCAAGVIDPAKVTRVALENAASIAGMFLTTECVIAEKKEEAPAAPAMNPGMGGMGGMM; encoded by the coding sequence ATGGCAAAAGAAATTAAATACGATATGGATGCCCGCGACCTTCTGAAGAAAGGTGTGGATGAATTGGCTAACGCAGTAAAAGTAACACTGGGTCCGAAGGGACGTAATGTGATCATCGAAAAGAAATTCGGTGCTCCGCACATTACAAAAGACGGTGTAACGGTAGCTAAAGAAGTTGAAGTTGCTTGCCCGTTTGAAAACATGGGTGCTCAGCTGGTTAAGGAAGTTGCTTCCAAGACTAACGACAATGCCGGTGACGGTACGACAACTGCAACAGTTCTGGCACAGTCTATTATCGGTGTCGGTCTGAAGAATGTAACGGCGGGTGCCAACCCTATGGACTTGAAACGTGGTATCGACAAAGCGGTGGCTAAAGTCGTAGAAAGCATCGCTGCCCAGTCTGAAGCTGTTGGTGACCAGTTCGAAAAGATCGAGCATGTTGCCAAGATTTCTGCTAACGGTGACGAAGCTATCGGTAAACTGATCGCTGAAGCTATGCAGAGAGTAAAAACTGAAGGTGTTATCACTGTAGAAGAAGCTAAAGGCACGGAAACAACAGTAGACGTGGTAGAAGGTATGCAGTTCGACCGTGGTTATATCTCTCCGTATTTCGTAACCAACACGGAAAAGATGGAATGCGAGATGGAAAATCCGTATATCCTGATCTACGACAAGAAGATCTCTGTATTGAAAGACTTGCTGCCTATTCTTGAACCGGCAGTTCAGAGCGGTCGTCCTTTGTTGATCATCGCTGAAGATATCGATAGCGAAGCATTGGCAACTTTGGTTGTAAACCGTCTGCGTGGTTCTTTGAAGATCTGTGCTGTCAAGGCTCCGGGCTTCGGCGACCGTCGTAAAGCTATGCTGGAAGATATCGCTGTCCTGACAGGTGGCGTTGTGATCTCCGAAGAAAAAGGCTTAAAGCTGGAAGGTGCTACTATGGATATGCTGGGTACGGCTGAAAAGGTTACGGTAGACAAAGACACGACTACTATCGTAAACGGAGCAGGCGATAAGGATGCTATCCAGGCTCGTATCGGCCAGATCAAGACTCAGATCGAAAATACGACTTCCGACTACGATAAAGAAAAACTGCAGGAACGTCTGGCTAAGATGGCCGGTGGTGTTGCCGTATTGTATGTAGGTGCTCCTTCTGAAGTTGAAATGAAAGAAAAGAAAGACCGTGTTGACGATGCCCTGCATGCAACTCGCGCCGCTATCGAAGAAGGTACGGTTCCTGGTGGTGGTGTTGCTTATATCCGTGCTATCGAAGCACTGGAAGGTCTGAAGGGTGAAAACGAAGACGAAACAACCGGTATCGAAATCGTTAAACGTGCTATTGAAGAACCGTTGCGCCAGATCGTTGCTAACGCAGGTAAAGAAGGTGCGGTAGTTGTTCAGAAAGTAAAAGAAGGTAAGGGTGACTTCGGTTACAATGCCCGTACAGACAAGTATGAAAACTTGTGTGCAGCCGGTGTAATCGACCCTGCTAAGGTAACACGTGTAGCTTTGGAAAATGCCGCTTCTATTGCTGGTATGTTCCTGACTACGGAATGTGTGATCGCTGAAAAGAAAGAAGAAGCTCCGGCAGCTCCTGCCATGAACCCGGGTATGGGTGGCATGGGCGGTATGATGTAA
- a CDS encoding co-chaperone GroES, translating to MNIRPLADRVLIKPAAAEEKTLGGIIIPDSAKEKPLKGEVVAVGNGTKDEEMVVKNGDTVLYGKYAGTEIELDGEKYLIMRQSDILAII from the coding sequence ATGAACATTAGACCATTAGCAGACAGAGTGCTGATTAAGCCTGCTGCAGCAGAAGAAAAGACACTTGGCGGAATCATTATTCCCGATTCAGCAAAAGAAAAACCTTTAAAAGGTGAAGTTGTCGCCGTAGGTAACGGAACAAAGGATGAAGAAATGGTTGTAAAGAATGGCGACACTGTACTGTACGGCAAGTATGCAGGTACGGAAATCGAACTGGACGGTGAAAAATATCTTATCATGCGTCAGTCTGATATTTTGGCTATTATCTAA
- the hisS gene encoding histidine--tRNA ligase has translation MQKPSIPKGTRDFSPEEMAKRNYIFNTIREVYHLYGFQQIETPAMENLSTLMGKYGEEGDKLLFKILNSGDCFSGITDEELSERNAVRFGMKACEKGLRYDLTVPFARYVVQHRNDIAFPFKRYQIQPVWRADRPQKGRYREFYQCDGDVVGSDSLVNEVELIQIMDEVFRRFGIRVCIKMNNRKILSGIAEIIGEADKIVDITVAIDKLDKIGLDNVNDELRSKELSEGAIARLQPIIMLKGTNREKLAVLKKELAASEIAMKGIAEMEFILDRIEKLELTADLELDLTLARGLNYYTGAIFEVKALDVQIGSITGGGRYDNLTGVFGMDGMSGVGISFGADRIFDVLNQLELYPVDSLKTTQLLFVNFGEKEENYLLPLISKVRAAGIRTELYPESAKMKKQMGYADTKKIPFVAIVGENEINEGKINLKNMLTGEQSLVTLEELIERF, from the coding sequence ATGCAAAAGCCGTCTATCCCTAAAGGAACAAGAGATTTTTCGCCAGAAGAAATGGCGAAGCGTAATTATATATTCAATACTATCCGCGAAGTATATCATCTGTACGGATTTCAGCAGATCGAAACGCCGGCTATGGAAAACCTGTCTACGCTGATGGGCAAGTATGGAGAAGAAGGCGATAAGTTGCTTTTCAAAATATTAAATTCCGGCGATTGCTTTTCCGGAATAACGGATGAAGAACTGTCGGAGCGCAATGCCGTAAGATTCGGAATGAAAGCTTGCGAGAAGGGTTTGCGTTATGACCTGACGGTTCCTTTTGCCCGTTATGTGGTACAGCACCGTAATGATATCGCTTTCCCATTCAAGCGTTACCAGATACAGCCGGTATGGCGTGCCGATCGTCCGCAGAAAGGTCGTTACCGTGAGTTTTACCAATGTGATGGAGATGTGGTAGGTTCCGATTCGTTGGTAAATGAAGTCGAGCTGATCCAGATTATGGATGAGGTATTCCGCCGTTTCGGAATCCGTGTCTGTATCAAGATGAACAACCGTAAGATTCTTTCCGGCATTGCCGAGATAATCGGTGAAGCCGATAAGATTGTCGATATTACGGTCGCTATAGATAAACTGGATAAGATCGGTCTGGATAATGTAAATGATGAATTGCGTTCTAAAGAATTGTCTGAAGGTGCGATAGCCCGTTTGCAGCCGATCATTATGCTGAAAGGTACGAATCGTGAAAAGCTGGCTGTTTTGAAAAAGGAACTGGCAGCATCGGAAATAGCGATGAAAGGTATTGCCGAGATGGAATTTATCCTGGACCGCATCGAGAAGTTAGAGCTGACAGCTGATTTGGAACTGGATCTGACGTTGGCACGCGGTCTGAACTACTATACGGGTGCTATCTTCGAAGTGAAAGCGTTGGATGTCCAGATCGGAAGTATCACGGGGGGCGGACGCTATGACAATTTGACCGGTGTGTTTGGTATGGACGGTATGTCAGGTGTCGGAATTTCCTTCGGTGCCGATCGTATTTTCGATGTTCTAAACCAGTTGGAACTTTATCCGGTTGATTCTTTGAAGACCACGCAACTGTTGTTCGTGAATTTCGGCGAGAAGGAAGAAAACTATTTGTTGCCTCTGATCTCGAAAGTGCGTGCTGCCGGTATCCGTACGGAGTTGTATCCTGAATCAGCCAAAATGAAGAAGCAGATGGGATATGCCGATACGAAAAAGATCCCGTTTGTGGCGATTGTCGGTGAAAACGAAATAAATGAAGGCAAGATCAATCTGAAAAACATGTTGACAGGCGAACAGTCTCTTGTCACATTAGAAGAACTGATCGAAAGATTCTAG
- a CDS encoding zinc metallopeptidase, with protein MSMYWIIFIGFALLSWLVSSRLQNKFEKYSKIPMPNGMTGKDVAEKMLHDNGIYDVKVISTPGHLTDHYNPANQTVNLSESVYYSNSIAAAAVAAHECGHAVQHATAYAPLRMRSALVPVVSFASNIMTWVLLGGMLLINTFPQLMLFGIILFASTTLFSFITLPVEINASQRALVWLSNAGITNVYTHDKAEDALRSAAYTYVVAALGSLATLLYYIMIFLGGRSRD; from the coding sequence ATGAGCATGTATTGGATTATATTTATCGGTTTTGCCCTTCTTAGCTGGTTGGTTTCTTCCAGACTCCAGAACAAGTTTGAAAAATATTCCAAGATTCCTATGCCGAATGGTATGACAGGAAAGGATGTGGCTGAAAAGATGTTGCATGATAACGGGATTTATGACGTAAAGGTGATTTCCACTCCCGGACATTTGACGGATCATTATAATCCGGCAAACCAGACCGTCAATCTGAGTGAATCGGTTTATTACAGTAACAGTATTGCTGCCGCAGCCGTTGCAGCTCATGAATGCGGACACGCTGTCCAGCATGCTACGGCTTATGCGCCTCTTCGGATGCGTTCGGCTTTGGTTCCGGTCGTCAGCTTTGCTTCCAACATTATGACATGGGTGCTGTTGGGTGGTATGCTGTTGATTAATACGTTTCCCCAGTTGATGCTGTTTGGTATTATTCTTTTTGCATCGACGACTTTATTCAGTTTCATTACACTACCGGTCGAGATCAATGCCAGCCAGCGGGCTTTGGTCTGGTTGAGCAATGCCGGCATCACAAATGTCTATACGCATGACAAGGCTGAAGATGCTTTGCGTTCTGCTGCTTACACGTATGTAGTGGCTGCCTTGGGTTCGCTTGCTACATTATTATATTATATCATGATTTTCCTGGGGGGAAGAAGCCGGGATTAA
- a CDS encoding adenylosuccinate synthase: protein MKVDVLLGLQWGDEGKGKVVDVLTPNYDVITRFQGGPNAGHTLEFNGEKYVLRSIPSGIFQGGKVNVIGNGVVLDPLLFQQEAEALAASGHDLTKQLCISKKAHLILPTHRILDAAYEAAKGSGKIGTTGKGIGPTYTDKISRNGLRVGDLLHNFDEKYAAAKARHEAILRSLNYEYDITELEAQWFKALDYLKQFRLIDSEHVINNYLKEGKSVLAEGAQGTMLDIDFGSYPFVTSSNTICAGCCTGLGVSPRNIGEVYGIFKAYCTRVGSGPFPTELFDETGSKIRQIGHEYGAVTGRERRCGWIDLVALKYAIMINGVTKLIMMKSDVLDGFETVKACIAYKVNGEETTEFPFEINEGIEPVYVEMPGWNVDMTKMQSEDEFPEEFNAYISFLEEELEVPIKIVSVGPDREQTIVRYTEE, encoded by the coding sequence ATGAAAGTTGACGTTCTATTAGGATTGCAGTGGGGTGACGAAGGCAAAGGAAAAGTTGTCGACGTTTTGACTCCGAATTACGATGTGATAACTCGTTTTCAGGGAGGTCCCAATGCTGGACATACTTTGGAATTTAACGGTGAAAAGTATGTATTACGTTCCATCCCTTCTGGTATTTTCCAAGGGGGTAAGGTAAACGTTATCGGTAACGGTGTCGTACTGGATCCGTTGTTGTTCCAACAGGAAGCGGAAGCGCTTGCTGCCAGCGGGCACGACCTGACCAAACAACTGTGTATCTCTAAGAAAGCTCATTTGATCTTGCCTACTCACCGTATATTGGATGCTGCTTACGAAGCTGCGAAAGGGTCAGGCAAAATCGGTACGACCGGTAAAGGTATCGGTCCGACTTATACGGATAAGATCAGCCGTAACGGTCTGCGCGTAGGCGACCTGTTGCATAATTTCGATGAAAAGTATGCAGCTGCAAAAGCAAGACATGAAGCGATTCTGCGTTCTCTGAATTATGAATATGATATTACTGAATTGGAGGCACAGTGGTTCAAGGCTTTGGATTATTTGAAACAGTTTCGTTTGATCGACAGCGAACATGTGATTAATAACTATTTGAAAGAAGGTAAGTCTGTTTTGGCCGAAGGTGCACAGGGCACGATGCTGGATATTGATTTCGGTTCTTATCCGTTTGTGACTTCTTCCAATACGATTTGTGCAGGTTGCTGTACAGGTTTGGGGGTTTCCCCGCGTAACATCGGTGAAGTGTATGGTATCTTCAAAGCTTATTGTACACGTGTCGGTAGCGGTCCGTTTCCGACAGAACTGTTTGATGAAACAGGTAGCAAGATCCGTCAGATCGGACATGAATATGGTGCTGTAACTGGGCGCGAACGCCGTTGTGGCTGGATTGACTTGGTTGCGCTGAAATATGCGATCATGATCAACGGTGTGACGAAACTGATCATGATGAAGAGCGATGTGCTGGATGGCTTCGAAACAGTAAAGGCTTGCATTGCTTATAAAGTCAATGGCGAAGAAACAACAGAGTTTCCGTTTGAAATCAATGAAGGCATCGAACCCGTATATGTGGAAATGCCGGGTTGGAATGTCGATATGACGAAAATGCAAAGTGAAGACGAATTTCCCGAAGAGTTCAATGCTTACATCTCTTTCTTGGAAGAAGAGCTGGAAGTTCCGATCAAGATTGTATCTGTCGGTCCTGACCGTGAGCAAACAATTGTCAGATATACCGAAGAATAA
- a CDS encoding Fur family transcriptional regulator codes for MDAKKYTEMQDLFTRYLAEKKLRKTEERYAILECICSFPGHFDMCLLHQKLEEMNFHVSRATVYNTVDVLVDSGLIVRHQLTAQAVQYELRMLAETHLHLICMKCGAIRELKDATLKKDVGALKISRFTPEYHALYIYGLCSKCKYRLQRKK; via the coding sequence ATGGATGCAAAAAAGTACACAGAGATGCAAGACCTGTTCACCAGATATCTTGCCGAGAAAAAACTACGAAAGACGGAGGAACGCTATGCCATATTGGAGTGTATATGCAGTTTCCCCGGTCATTTTGATATGTGTTTGCTTCATCAGAAACTGGAGGAAATGAATTTTCATGTCAGTCGGGCTACTGTTTATAACACGGTCGACGTTTTGGTAGACAGCGGCTTAATTGTGCGCCATCAGCTGACGGCCCAGGCTGTACAGTATGAATTACGGATGCTGGCGGAGACACACTTGCATCTGATCTGTATGAAATGCGGGGCAATCAGAGAGCTGAAGGATGCAACACTAAAGAAAGATGTCGGAGCGTTGAAGATATCGCGTTTCACTCCGGAATATCATGCGCTTTACATTTATGGCTTATGTAGCAAATGTAAGTACCGGCTTCAGCGGAAGAAGTAA